TTTGCCAAAGCATGGAGTACCTGGCTGGAGAAAGCACAAACGGATCCTACAGCTCAGGCAAAAATCGACCGTGTGGTGAAGCATCCTGAGTTTGAACTTTATAACACCAAGAATGATCCGTGGGAGTTGAACAATCTCGCCGACAACCCTGAGTACACTAAGAAACTCCGGGAGATGCACGCACAGCTGAGAGCCGAGATGGAGATGCTCAATGATGCGTTCTCAACGGTAGATCCCAAGAACGCCAAGAGGGCCAAAAAAGGAAAACCCGAACGACCGAAGCGGGCCGAGCCGACGGAAAAGCCGGAACCCTCAAAGCTGACTGATAAACAGAAAAGAAGGGAAACCAGGAAGCAGGCGAGGCAAAAAAATCAGTTGCCCAAGAGATACCAAGGGCAAGATCTGCCACACTAGTGATGGACCTAAGCCTCTGACTCCCTATTCAATTATGACTCCCGTTCTTCATTCGATCGCTTCACCGACGCGGCTTTCCACGTCTCCTTTGTGCATTCGGTTGGACCAACTTCAGCATCGAACGAATCGACCAAACTGCGGTCGGTGTCGGAGACCGAAGCGAGTTTGCTCGATCTGCATCGGTGTGTTCACCGACGCGAGTTGACGTGTTTGCGAACTCGCTTCGGCCGATGCAACCGCCCGCAGGTAGACTTGTTGTGTGACGAGCGGCTAAGGGCTGATAATCCACCCTATAGATCCCCGGGGCAGGGTGCCAATGTGGCGTGCCTAGCCCGGATTATTCACGTCCCCTCATCGGTGATGGGCAAATTGCTTGAAATTGAGATTCTTGACCCGAAAATTTCCGTCCGCGCAGAAGGCCCCCTTCCCCCGGCGATAATCGTGTCGATTGGGCGTTGCGTTTGTTTCGCGATGGGTGCGGTTAGCCGCTCGGTGAGAATGCCGCAAGAGAACGGCTCACCTTGAAAAGAAAACGGGCATGGGGCCAGCTCGACGGAATGAAGAGACGCACGCGACGCGTTGTCGCCTCGACGCGAGCGGCAACCTTGATCACCAGCGTCCGCCATGTCATCGCTCGACCGCGTCCCAACGGGTCGCTGCGACGACGTCTGTTGCGAGCGGTCTGCTTGCGATTTTCGCTTCCCGCTTCCAGCGGGATCCCGTCAACATCTGGACCGAGTTCCGGCGGTGGATCAGCGGCCACTCCGCGGAGACGCGCCAATAGATTACACGATAAAGAATGCATCATGATGCGAAACAAATTTGCCATGTAACGATGGTCACTCAAGCGATCAGCATTCAAGTCAACCGTCAATTCTTTATTGCGATTTTCGCTCTCTCCTCGATCACCATATTCCTGGTAAGTGCCATCAGGATATTGGCTGGCTCCGGGACGATTGGTGACCACGATTCGGCGATTGGTTCCTTGGTCATTGGCTTCGCATTTGATGACGAGATCACGTGCGTGGGACCACCCTCGCGCCTGATGCCTTAGATACATATAGTTCTTCGTTGGCTGTCCCGATTCTTCAAATTGCTGCAGCGTCAAACTCATCAATTCTTCGCATTTTTCCCGCATCAACTTGTTCATTTGGTAGCCGATGCTGTACGTCACCCCAAGAAGAGATTCAAGTACTTCGTAGAGATCGGGAACGGCGAATCCGGCATCGGCGCGGACGTGGATTTCGATATCCGGAAATTTCTTTCGCAACGCATTGATCACGCGAGTCAAGTCATCGGCCGCACCAAGCGATACGTGCGCTGTTCCGTGCAAGAGTACCGGCAAGACAACCTGATCGTTTTGGGCGCACGTGATCACGCGAACTTGATAAATATTCTTCTTGTAGAAGTTGTTGAAAAACGTGAGCTGTTGATCGCCGTGCGCTGAGTCGGCAAAGGTGTCGATGTCCAGGGTGATTCGGTTTGGACGCTCGTCGAATGATTCGACGAATCGGTCGATGAACCAATCTTCTAGCCGCAGCAGATCAGCGGGGGTGACCGCGTTTTCGACACGAGAGATGGTTGGCTGGCTGGCCAAGTCGCGATCATCTGGCTTGCGATCAGCGAGGAGCTTGAAGACGGGATCGCTGCGGAGCGTGTCGTGATCGTTCTGGTCTTCGTAGCCGGCGAGAATACCGAAGACACGCTGGCGAACGACGCTCAGCAGCGATTGATCGGGATCACTGCGTCCATCTTCGATCTGCTGCGTAAAGGTTTCGGTCAGTCTTAGTTTTTGGTCGAGTTGTCGGAAAACAACCAGTCCTCCATCGGAGCTAACCTGTTCGTCGACTTGCAGAATTTCAATGCCAAGTCGAGGGAAAAAATCGAACAAAGCTGGCTGTGCATCGCGTATCATAGAACTGAGCCTTTGTTGGCGTTGTAAGTTGATGTCAGATACCAACTTGGACGCTTCAAAGGCTCTTTCTGTTCAAACGTCGTGAATAATCCGGGCTAGTGCTCTTGCTGAAGTGTAGCCAGCCTACGGTGGCATCAATTATTAGCCAAGATGCGAT
This portion of the Novipirellula artificiosorum genome encodes:
- a CDS encoding IS1380 family transposase — translated: MIRDAQPALFDFFPRLGIEILQVDEQVSSDGGLVVFRQLDQKLRLTETFTQQIEDGRSDPDQSLLSVVRQRVFGILAGYEDQNDHDTLRSDPVFKLLADRKPDDRDLASQPTISRVENAVTPADLLRLEDWFIDRFVESFDERPNRITLDIDTFADSAHGDQQLTFFNNFYKKNIYQVRVITCAQNDQVVLPVLLHGTAHVSLGAADDLTRVINALRKKFPDIEIHVRADAGFAVPDLYEVLESLLGVTYSIGYQMNKLMREKCEELMSLTLQQFEESGQPTKNYMYLRHQARGWSHARDLVIKCEANDQGTNRRIVVTNRPGASQYPDGTYQEYGDRGESENRNKELTVDLNADRLSDHRYMANLFRIMMHSLSCNLLARLRGVAADPPPELGPDVDGIPLEAGSENRKQTARNRRRRSDPLGRGRAMTWRTLVIKVAARVEATTRRVRLFIPSSWPHARFLFKVSRSLAAFSPSG